AACACCACCATTTCTGGTTCTTGGCCCACCATGAAGACCTGCTGGGATTAGAACATCCACACTGGTAGAGCAATCACCATTATTTCGACAACATTCGATAGGTACTGAGGCTTCCACAGTAGCGGTTTTCTTGACTCCAACTTTCTTCAGAAATTTCAAACCCCAACCTCCAGCCTCCTCCTTACGATCATCAGGGAGATGGTCTTTGACAACAATGGCAGCCAATTCAAAATTTGGAGGGAGATGATCTTCTAATAAATTGGGCAGACCTAGAGCATCTTGATTGTTGCCTGTATCTAGGCACGACTCCCGAGAAGAACTTTCAAGTTTCGAAATTGGTCCACTCAATTTGGAGGAGGTTTTTTGTTTGGATGACTGACTTGACCTGAATACTTCTGCCACCTTCTTTGATAACCCCTTACTCTTCCTGAGATTATGGCTAGAAGTATGCATCTCAATACCaccaccaaacaaaacaaactcaGTCTCCATGATCTTTGAATTGTTTGAGCAGAGCGAGACCAAATTATTCACTTTCATCTTACCGACAAGCTGTGACTCACCATCTCGAATTTCATGGTCCTTTTGCCCACCCTTTCCTGAATGGAACAAGTATACAAAGTCCAGAGTCTTATCTTCTTCAGACTCAACCTTCCACAAGTTGGCTACATAGACCTCCCTTTTTTGATCTGtggagaaaacaaaatgagGATTCCCTCCCTTCCACGTGCATTGAAGCATTCCTTGAGAAACAGTGGCGAGAGCAGAAGCAGAAGATTGATCAGAACACGCAGAGTTTGTACTACACAGAGAAACAAACCTTTTGTGGCCAGTATCAGATCCATTTTTATGGCTTCCCTTATTTGGTGTTTCCTTTTCTAGCACCGGTGAAGAAGAGAAACTTAATCCACCAGGAGATTCTGTAAAATCATAGCATATTGAGCCTTTCACATCATTTGTATTAATTCTTGTCAAGTCTGTATTGCTACCGAGGGGACCGAATTGGTGGAACAAAGGGCTCTTTAATATATTCACCATGCTCTTGCTCCCCATAACTGTACCTACAATCCACTGTCCTGCAGGGCCTATCACTACACTCCCACCTCCAGCTGCCAATGGACATTCAAAAACAAACCTAGTAGAATTACATGTATCTCCACTTCTAACTTTAGCCACATTCAAGCTCTTAGGCAAAGCACCAATCTTTGTCGAGCTCAAATTCACAACTGCACTGCATCGGGTAGCTTTGGATGCACTAATATGAATCAATTCCATGCAACGACGACGAAATTTTTCATCTAAGCTCAGTATATGTTTTGGAATCCTTCTGTCCAAGCCCAGAGCACTTGGAAACAATGAACTTTTTGTGCAACATTTACTAATTTGTGAACACTTAACATTTGAAATTAGGGCATGCTGTGGATTTGACCATGTGACTAaccttttcaattttgacCCAGAGGATTTTAAAGTACCATTTCTTGACAATTCCCGCTCCTTGCTCAATCTATGCAACGAATCGTCTTGTCCCTGGTGATCTTTCTGAGCATCTACAAACTTATCATCCATCTGCTGACCCCAATTAAATACCACACATTAATGGCAGCTAAgtttttccttatattttgtTTCAAACTGATTTATATAGTCTTGGTGGTAGACGGCCTTATATAACTGTCCAATTCTTATCTTGCAAGAAACCTGAAAACAAACACAAGCGGTAAGCACAAGCTATCAATTTGCAAATTTAAGATGACATCAATTGGAAACTTTGAAGTTTGTCCAACCCAGAAGCTACGGAGATAAGTCCAGAAATTGATCGAAGCTGTCAAAATCAAGATTGGGAGATTGTTTTCAAAATCTGAAGCGTGAAGCATTAGGCTCCAGGCACAATCATAAAAAATAAGCTTggaggtttttatttatttgttgtgCTATCAAAACCAACTGCAATTATATCGTCCACAGTTTTCTAACTTTCCCTTGGTGACTTGGATACAGTTTCTCCCTAACCCAAAACAGGAACATATACAAAAAAATCTCCCACCAACCCAACATAGCTCCTAATTCAGTAAAAAGAAAGTGCTTAACTCCTAATTTCCATCTGTTTATAGTACAATTTCTCTAAGAACTGAGAAAGAAGCAGACAGACAAAAAGATTTGATCTTTATACATCTTAACtccatataaataaaacccagAAAGGAAATTCAAACACAACATTAGAAAATCACAATCAAACCAACAAAGTGGCCTATGATAAAgatgaataaaatattttttaaaaggcaGAAAGTGGCCATAAAACATAATAAACAGACACCCAGAAGAAAAGttcaaacaatttaaaatatacatataaaaaaaaaaaaaactaaaaagacgaattttttctttttctcttacCTTAGGAATTGGATCCAAGAAGAAGCAAGCAGCTTATTTGCAATGCATTTAACACTGTTCTTACTCCTCAAACTTTGAGCTTGTTGTCCCAACCGCACACTTTAAGCACAAAGAAGACTGAAAGGTCAAATGGGGAACcaccaaaaagaaagtaaagGAAAAAAGGTGGCCAAGTGAAGAAGAATAAACAACCAGCTAAGCACATGGAAAAGCAAAGATAAGCAAgagccaccaccaccactactaATGAGATCACACGTCTCACAATTCTAGGTTCCAAGCCATctgtttcttttcattttcaagaaaaaattacaactGTTTTAGGCAACATTGAAGAAAGAACGAAAGAAATTATGAGAAATGcctgaataaaaaaaaaactgaactttatttgttttgggtctgaaaaactgaaacaaaaaaacctctGAACTGAACCAAGAGGCGTGGTGGGGGATGAAGTGGGTTTAATTCGTAAGCCACGTTTTCTGGGTTGAATTTGGATACTTGTTTAGTTCTACCGAAGTCCCGGGTTCAACTGTGGCGGGCCCCACCTcatattcttgcatttcctgAGCCACTACGTTGACAAAGAAATTTACACAAAAGTAGATgcttaacaaaaagtttataaATTGCGTGCCTTGTTGATTTTATGTTAGAAGAAAAATTACCCAATATATTCACGGTTGAGGAAGAACATATCGCCTTGTTAACCCTATCTTTTGATCATTGATAATGTGAATTTTTATCCCAACGTGTAATCCGCAATCATGACAATATGAAATGTGATGAGTGCTAGCGGCCTTactagtttttcttttttttatctatTGAGTTGGAGGATTAAAACATAGACATCTTTCAACATTGAGAACATGCCTATTTGGAATTACATTTATAGAAAACATTTTTGCTCCTAAGCGATTTTATTAAAATTGCTTTTATTAGAAAAgcgttgaaatttttgttataaatCCAATTGTAAGTGTTTCATGAAGAAGCACCTCCTCGCTTTTATGCGCAGGGAGATCGCTAgaaatcatattttcttcaGATCTGTTACGGATGCAATCGCAGGTGCGGCCGCGAGGGTGTTTCTTCAGGTGGTGGTGATATGGTTCGTTTAGGCGCACAtgttgatttagggttttggttatgttgagtttgtgggttttgtttgggCTTATGACTAATTGGGGTTATGTGGACTAGTAATTTTAGTGCGGTTTTTGTTTGCGTTAGTTTTACTTTTAGCATTTTAGTTTGTTGCATTCATGGAATTTGTATTTTAGATGTCTTGTTGATATCTTGGATTGTATCGCTGAAGtttatctaatgaagtttctatttaattatataaaaaataaagcacCACCTCCAAAAAGCGGTTTTATGAACCCAAAAGTACTTTTAAATTGTTATATCAAACACAGTCAGTAACGTTTTCCACTCTAAAAGCACTCCCAAATGAATCAGTGATATTGGTCATTATactaataaagaaaatttatcatATAAGATAAGACTTGGTATTGGATATAAAATTTTTAACACACACACTTTGCAATTAGCCAAAATTCACAAGTAAAAAGTAATGTAATATTTTTACTTGAGAATTTGAATTGAagatataatataatatacatTTTGAGTGTATAATTCGTTCCAACTTATCTCTTTACTATTGGTATATGGTTCAAAAATAAAGAGGGAAAAGGTTTTTGAGGGTGAGCTGGTGCGCATGATACTGAGAGCCAGAGAACTCCACTAGTAGGTCAGGGTGGCCCCCACTACAAGTAGCCGAATAGGAGAAGGCCACATCAGCTAAATTGttcacattttatttttatttttattttttaataattattattggGCAATTGGGTTCAAGTTCAgacaaaatttctttgttttcattgcCTTGAATTTTGATTGCCGCAAGGCTACGACTTGGTCTCTTGGACTGGGACatgtgaagagagagagagagagagagagagagagagagatagcgTAGGAAATGATCAAATACAAACATACCTACACCTACATACATTACATTCTCTTAtttgtttctaatttttatagtatttaaatttattattatattattaatcaTGTTAGTTTCTTTAATGTGCTCATATTCTCCTCCCCTACTTATTTATTATGGAGGCGGCGGGTAAATTAAATCTCATACTTCAACTCACTCAGAAAATCAGATCGGCCATCACCTCAAAAGATTTATTTCCAGCATTGAATGGTTGCAAGGTTGCAATCATAAAATTCATCATGGCTCTactaaaaaccaaaaccaaccaAATTAATTATGGTTACCCTTGTTTAGATCTCTCCTAATTAATAATCTAATGTAAAACGGAGTGTGTTGTCTAAAGAACTTATTTGAGGATCAATTAGTCTTTTGTGTAGTGGTAGTTGTCTCCGCTGAGTTGGAGAATGTCTTAAATTCGTTTTACATGGATGCAAAAACGATATCTAGTTGTCATTGATCAATTATGGTAGTGTAGTTCTATTGTTTATCTcgatgtaaaaaaaataatttgtttttggtcaaacaaaaagaactaaTTTGAGGAGTAAAACTTCTCTATTACAACATATGATATATTACAACATATGATAGAGAAGTATTTCTCTATCTTTGTTTTCCTATCATTGACGGACAAATATTTGATGTTTgaacaatttttaatattaaagaaagaaataccACTAGATTAAAGAGAATAGCTAACTTGAATTGTTTGGTTAGATATATGTCTCGATAGCATATTTTCACCTaaaagcattttttttattttttgggataATAAAAGCACAAATTTTTTTCCGAACCACAAAATGCATTTTTGTGAAGTTCAACTACTTACTAAAAAAGTCGGatacaaaagggaaaaaagagaagTGTTTTTggggaaggaaaaaaaccCTTTTGCTGTCTAAAAACGTGCTTTTTTGTTGTTAGGCAATTTAGTCACGAGCAAGATTGATATAGTTAGTTGGTGGGAAGTTTTTCTTGTAATAGCAATAGATAGTGGTTGGTGGTCTCTAGACTAGGCTAAATTTTCTGCAGTGGAATTATGGGTAGTGAGTTATATGACAAATGAAATTGCTATTGGCATCCCCACTACCACTAGTAGAACTGGATGTTTGTGATTATAGACTAGCATTTTTCTATGGCATCTATCCTCCATTATCATTTGTGCATGGAAAAGCTTTTACGTTTGCTCAATTAATCAATATATGATCGCAACCTAAGGCACCATTATATGAAACTTGGTTAACAATTTCCCTGCAATATGATGATAATAACtatttttgtttccatttgaTTAAATCTAATACGGTTGTtagaatcaaatcaaatagaagggttgtttttgttgaaaaatttGATTCATTCAGAATCATATTAAAATCTCATATCAGATTTGTAACGAGTGATCAGTTGGTATATAAAGAATTAGACCACGCACACTAATGTCGAGACATATTGATATAACTTCATATCCATTAGAAACTCGAATGACCATATCGACATATTTAGTGTGAGCTTGCGTAAGAATCCATACAAGTCTATGGACTCATCCACCGGCTTTCACACAATATTTCTTCCATCCAACAATATTCCCTGCAATGTGaatattcaaatattcaaatttggtAGCAGGCAGGGGGGGGATCAGTGGGGACCAAACTGAATCTTAAATTGGGCATGGGCATGTGCAGGGCTAAAAATCTTGGGCAAATGCAGACTGAAATTAGTGAACCTCGTTTTAAAACTTTGGTTGACAAATATGACATTGACAACAAAGTTTGTGTCTGTTTAGGAGCCGTCTAACCAACAAACCAGTTGAAAAATGAAGGCATTTTGTCTGCGCTCTGTAAATTTTCACACCTAACAATTAACCGAACACCCTGCTTTTTTGAGGTTTGTTTTTCATATGACTATTACACTTTCGTCGAAGTCATAGCATTTgggctttgatttttttgaccTCCAAAAGTATGCAGAAGAACCTAGGACAAACAAACAAGGCCCTTTTCTCACTTCAGTTCATTTGAGCAGCTTCTGAATACCTGCATAAGTGTCATTAAAACGTTTTGACTTTGTGTCAATTAATCTGTGAAGGATAATTTTTCTGgcataacaaaaataataaagagagaagtcttttttctttttcaatagaAAGGCCCAATAAAATTAAGTTACTTGGAAATGGACCACCAATGtccacaccaaatcctcaACTCTCGGGCCAGTACAAACATACCCAAATCCTCAACTCCATGCCTGACATGTGATTTTTTGTAACATAGATTTGGATGgaaattgttaaaaattaacgGCGGATGgtaaatttgcgataaaaTTTAGTACGAGTGCTAAATTGGctaaaaaattaattcatgATGTATATTTCAACTAGCGTGATTGGGGGGTGGGGGTGGGCGCGGCGGTATTCAGCAGTTTACCCACATAAAATTGTTCCACTGGTATTCAAGTAAAGATGCCATGAAAATGTACACCTTACAAGTTTGAAATTTGTACAAGAAATAGCATCACAAGAACTTAACATTGTTATGCACTTTTCTATACAGTCCTGACTCActtatttattggataatattAATGACCcaatttattgaattttttttttattaaaccAAGGACAGACAAATCCTGGTGGAAACAGGGTCCTGCAAAATTGGTAGATTAATTAGTCTATGGCTAGTATACTACTCAAATCCACGATTGGATGGGATAGCTGCATTTGAAAGAGTTCACTCCACTGATATGAGCAAAGATATCTGAGGAATCAACCAAatcctcttcctctttcaCAACTACCTGTGAgataacagaaaaaaaaaaggacaacaAACCTTTGTAAGGTGACAAGACAACCAGAATAAGGAAAATGTAACAgcatgaaagaaaataaaaattcttggTAGATATAAGATGAGGCATATGTTTTAATAGTGTTGGAAGTATTACTTCATCGTCTTCATCGTCTTCATGGTTGCTACAAGCAGGTCTATGAGTCTCTCCGAAGTCATCATTCTTCGCAAATCTTCCTCTGACTCGAGGTCTGCTGTCTGCAAGTGTTTTGCGGCAGGCGTACTGCATATTTGCTTGCACAATTAGTGAGAGTTTAAATCTTAATCCCCTAGTATGAAGCACACATAGTGACATACATGCACATATGAGTAGAGGCAAATGCTTTGCACAAATATTTTCCTCTTATAACTATATGTAAGAAGATATAATAGGAtggtgaaaaaaagaagggaacccgtgtgtgtgtgtgtgttggggagagagagagagagaggaagagaaccTTGATTTTCTTGGTGAAATTTCTTTCATTCCTTTTCTTCATGTACCTATGgattttctctttcctttcttcAACAGAGAGCTTTCCTACTTTAAAATTTGGGTCTTCTGCTATTGGAATCTCTGTTGGTAAAGAAGTAGAATTCCCAGCTCCATTCACCAGTTGTTGACTCTCAGCACTAAGTGCCTTTCAAGTaggaaaaagatgaaaaatacaccaaaaaagaaaaaaggttgCAGAGAAAATACCATTAGTCCCTTTCAGTGCACAAGAAAGAAAGTgcttatattcttattttgatGCGAAGCCTGCTGATATTATTTGGCAAAGTTGAATGTGATACCACTTTTCTAGTCTCCATGCAGGTGATAAGAGTTTAAAGAGAGCAGATAAACAAGTTATACTCCTATAGATGTGGCCCCTAAGAGGATTTATAGAAGATGATCATACGCCCCCATCGATGCCACCTAAATATGGAATTCTAATTCTTTTGAAATTGACTCTAATAACCAATTAAAGCTCATGTGAGAGACAGGACTAAAATGCATTTTTAAGAGGGCAGGTGTTGAAATGTTGTGTTACTTCAAGTTCGTTTTTCAATTCACACAGATTGAATTAAACTGTTTATATGTGTTTCTTGCCAGAAAGAAAATAGGTATTCCATAAGATCTCTCTAAGCACTTATAAAGTACTAAAAGTTTCTAGCAGCGATTAGTACCTGAAGATCTTCGGGGTTAAAAACCCTGGGTAATGATTCTGGACAGAAAATTCCACCATTGTCTCCCTGATATTCCAAATCTTGCGGTTGAAGTTCAGAAGCCATAAGGATGCTGCTGGTGAAAATTCCAGAACTGTCAGCAGATAATGCAGAAGGATTTATAGTCCCAGCAGTCATGTATGGTGGTCCCATACCAGGACCAAGAAAAGAACAAGGAGGAGAAGGGGGG
The window above is part of the Prunus dulcis chromosome 1, ALMONDv2, whole genome shotgun sequence genome. Proteins encoded here:
- the LOC117612692 gene encoding uncharacterized protein LOC117612692 isoform X3, with protein sequence MDDKFVDAQKDHQGQDDSLHRLSKERELSRNGTLKSSGSKLKRLVTWSNPQHALISNVKCSQISKCCTKSSLFPSALGLDRRIPKHILSLDEKFRRRCMELIHISASKATRCSAVVNLSSTKIGALPKSLNVAKVRSGDTCNSTRFVFECPLAAGGGSVVIGPAGQWIVGTVMGSKSMVNILKSPLFHQFGPLGSNTDLTRINTNDVKGSICYDFTESPGGLSFSSSPVLEKETPNKGSHKNGSDTGHKRFVSLCSTNSACSDQSSASALATVSQGMLQCTWKGGNPHFVFSTDQKREVYVANLWKVESEEDKTLDFVYLFHSGKGGQKDHEIRDGESQLVGKMKVNNLVSLCSNNSKIMETEFVLFGGGIEMHTSSHNLRKSKGLSKKVAEVFRSSQSSKQKTSSKLSGPISKLESSSRESCLDTGNNQDALGLPNLLEDHLPPNFELAAIVVKDHLPDDRKEEAGGWGLKFLKKVGVKKTATVEASVPIECCRNNGDCSTSVDVLIPAGLHGGPRTRNGGVSTLTERWRSGGHCDCGGWDLGCPLTVLQTKASKEDIFPQSDTQGECKSFDLNRKFVNMLALVAASSFITMFMRGIHHSSAHKVKHVCRTFYWKYMG
- the LOC117612692 gene encoding uncharacterized protein LOC117612692 isoform X1 is translated as MDDKFVDAQKDHQGQDDSLHRLSKERELSRNGTLKSSGSKLKRLVTWSNPQHALISNVKCSQISKCCTKSSLFPSALGLDRRIPKHILSLDEKFRRRCMELIHISASKATRCSAVVNLSSTKIGALPKSLNVAKVRSGDTCNSTRFVFECPLAAGGGSVVIGPAGQWIVGTVMGSKSMVNILKSPLFHQFGPLGSNTDLTRINTNDVKGSICYDFTESPGGLSFSSSPVLEKETPNKGSHKNGSDTGHKRFVSLCSTNSACSDQSSASALATVSQGMLQCTWKGGNPHFVFSTDQKREVYVANLWKVESEEDKTLDFVYLFHSGKGGQKDHEIRDGESQLVGKMKVNNLVSLCSNNSKIMETEFVLFGGGIEMHTSSHNLRKSKGLSKKVAEVFRSSQSSKQKTSSKLSGPISKLESSSRESCLDTGNNQDALGLPNLLEDHLPPNFELAAIVVKDHLPDDRKEEAGGWGLKFLKKVGVKKTATVEASVPIECCRNNGDCSTSVDVLIPAGLHGGPRTRNGGVSTLTERWRSGGHCDCGGWDLGCPLTVLQTKASKEDIFPQSDTQGECKSFDLNRKFVNMLALVAASSFITMFMRGIHHSSAHKMHKYKCLSILITGLVKLWSNRMEGLTDAGFFASILIWG
- the LOC117612692 gene encoding uncharacterized protein LOC117612692 isoform X4, with translation MDDKFVDAQKDHQGQDDSLHRLSKERELSRNGTLKSSGSKLKRLVTWSNPQHALISNVKCSQISKCCTKSSLFPSALGLDRRIPKHILSLDEKFRRRCMELIHISASKATRCSAVVNLSSTKIGALPKSLNVAKVRSGDTCNSTRFVFECPLAAGGGSVVIGPAGQWIVGTVMGSKSMVNILKSPLFHQFGPLGSNTDLTRINTNDVKGSICYDFTESPGGLSFSSSPVLEKETPNKGSHKNGSDTGHKRFVSLCSTNSACSDQSSASALATVSQGMLQCTWKGGNPHFVFSTDQKREVYVANLWKVESEEDKTLDFVYLFHSGKGGQKDHEIRDGESQLVGKMKVNNLVSLCSNNSKIMETEFVLFGGGIEMHTSSHNLRKSKGLSKKVAEVFRSSQSSKQKTSSKLSGPISKLESSSRESCLDTGNNQDALGLPNLLEDHLPPNFELAAIVVKDHLPDDRKEEAGGWGLKFLKKVGVKKTATVEASVPIECCRNNGDCSTSVDVLIPAGLHGGPRTRNGGVSTLTERWRSGGHCDCGGWDLGCPLTVLQTKASKEDIFPQSDTQGECKSFDLNRKL
- the LOC117612692 gene encoding uncharacterized protein LOC117612692 isoform X2, with protein sequence MDDKFVDAQKDHQGQDDSLHRLSKERELSRNGTLKSSGSKLKRLVTWSNPQHALISNVKCSQISKCCTKSSLFPSALGLDRRIPKHILSLDEKFRRRCMELIHISASKATRCSAVVNLSSTKIGALPKSLNVAKVRSGDTCNSTRFVFECPLAAGGGSVVIGPAGQWIVGTVMGSKSMVNILKSPLFHQFGPLGSNTDLTRINTNDVKGSICYDFTESPGGLSFSSSPVLEKETPNKGSHKNGSDTGHKRFVSLCSTNSACSDQSSASALATVSQGMLQCTWKGGNPHFVFSTDQKREVYVANLWKVESEEDKTLDFVYLFHSGKGGQKDHEIRDGESQLVGKMKVNNLVSLCSNNSKIMETEFVLFGGGIEMHTSSHNLRKSKGLSKKVAEVFRSSQSSKQKTSSKLSGPISKLESSSRESCLDTGNNQDALGLPNLLEDHLPPNFELAAIVVKDHLPDDRKEEAGGWGLKFLKKVGVKKTATVEASVPIECCRNNGDCSTSVDVLIPAGLHGGPRTRNGGVSTLTERWRSGGHCDCGGWDLGCPLTVLQTKASKEDIFPQSDTQGECKSFDLNRKGSEHGPPTFRMLNVHDGLYFVHFQPTMSILQSFSIAVAIIHTQSPTLRPKCTGVLSTKIQG
- the LOC117616782 gene encoding transcription initiation factor TFIID subunit 12-like isoform X2; translated protein: MLQHVIQQQQQQEQDEISSQISAQIFDFCDPELFQETLQNSEVTSSPNCCYEENSSFATNLSLPPDIETKFTTYQDNNGNTDTTIAQTPTTTSTTTTTTSTNTTTTAASTNTVTNTTNNNSGNLSIIFDSQEEIDNDISASIDFSQSPPFSVPPFLIPQQEQFDFSSVPPQISLADSVVEGFSQYPAEPVVPLMPASLSSVFEEDCLSSVPSYVPLNPPSPPCSFLGPGMGPPYMTAGTINPSALSADSSGIFTSSILMASELQPQDLEYQGDNGGIFCPESLPRVFNPEDLQALSAESQQLVNGAGNSTSLPTEIPIAEDPNFKVGKLSVEERKEKIHRYMKKRNERNFTKKIKYACRKTLADSRPRVRGRFAKNDDFGETHRPACSNHEDDEDDEVVVKEEEDLVDSSDIFAHISGVNSFKCSYPIQSWI